CGTCAAGGCATTTCccgacgcaaaaaaaaaaaaaaaaaaaaagggggcgataccggtccgtccacgttcgtgtccctgggcgcctgggtacgccaccccgccctttacacggacgtgacgtatccaggatggctgaacaccggtctttcctgtctttctctctttttatagtttactcttcatttgtattgttttgtttttgtttcactacCTTTCACCATCTTTTCTACTCTGTCTTTCCGTTTTGCTTACACTCTTCTTTACACCAGCGTGTGTTTCTGTGTACATGTGTGTGAGTGTTTGTGGATGGATGGACCCGTGGGTCCCTAATCCCCGGTTTGTGGTGCCCGGCCTTGGGATGCGTGGCGAGCAGGTGGCTTACGTCGCAAGGGCACTAGGGCAGAATCTCCCTCTAAAGATCAAATCATGGCGGAACGTAATTTGAAAACTACTCCCCGGGTGGGTCTTGGTAGTCCGGTGGACACCAGGGAATCCCACACCCCCTCTAACCAGGGGGTCTGTCGGACGTATACGGGGCCGGCACAAAATACGTTGGAGGTAGAGGAGGCCGCTGCGGCGGTGAGTGATGGAAAGGGCGCGACTACGCGCGATTGTCCGAAGccggcgcacctaaccgcgCCGGTGGCGGATGCAATAACCGACGAGGACGTCGACTTCTCCGTCTATCAGCCTAACGGCGTAGAGCGGGTGAAGAAACTGGCTCAGAGAAAGAAGGAGCGGGGTTGTCCAATCCGGGACTTACCCAACCTGCCGCCTGTGCTGCAGTACCGGGATGTTCTCGGGAAGCAGCCCCGCGCTCCTACTCCTACCGGACGTGACGAAGAGGTCGGTAGAGAGTTGACGCGCTCACCTCGCGTCGTTCTGCGCGACGTGATGCGTGAATTCTCGATACCGCCTCCACAAGAACGAGACCATTCCACCGGACTTGATAGTGAGGACTGGCCCGCGGACTCCGACGATACTGCCTCGGACATATCGATGGACTCCGAGGGCCTGCCCACAACACCGGACAGGACACGCCTGAAAAGGCGAAACTCTGATGAAGACATGGGGCCGCCCATCAGTAAAGGGGCGGTGCCCAAAGCGAAGAAGGgacgtggccggccaccaacCACCGGCCAATACGTCGGCTTTGGTAAAGCTCAAGCGGAGCTAAACAAGGAGAAGGAGGAAGAACGCCGGGCTGCATTCAGGGCGAAAGTCGAGGAGGTAGCCCGAGCGGCACGGGAAGCGCGAGAAGCGAGGGAAGCGCGAGCGTCCCTTCGCGCAAGCCCTGCCCCGGCCGATAACACGGAGCAGACCAGCGCCGGCCTGGCAGCCGACGTAGAGAGGGCCTTAGACATGGTGACCATGGTCGCCACAAGGTCCTCCAACCTGAAAGGGACCTACCAGCgggccctcaaggaggcggtcgccTCTATAAAGGTGGCCGTCACCGAGATGAGAGGACGCGGTATGAATGAGGAGATGCGGGCACTGGAGGCGCAAAATGACCGCCTTCTGCGCCAAGTGAACGCGATGCGCCGGGAATTAGAGGAGCTCCGCCGTCGCGTCACTGGACCCGCAACTGACGACCTGCAAAAGATGTTGTCGGAGGTCTCACGTTCCAATATTGAGACCTTCGGCAACATGCTAAATGCAAGGATTGCCGGCTTGGAGGACAGGCTCCTTCCGGAGCCCCGAAGAAGACCGCCGCTGGCGGCGGACAGTGCTGGTCCATTATCCGGCGCCCCACCAACGGCGGCACAGAAGAAGACGCCGAAGCCGAAGAAGACGGCACCGGCGAAAGCCCCGGACGAGAGttcggcgggcggcgcggcggctccTTTACAGCCGCCCGCTGCACCTGTGGAGAAGAGGGCTGCAAAGCCCAACAAGaagaagaaaagaaagaagcggccatcaatggccgctcaggaggcggcaaagggggggcagaacaccaacgcccctcccgccgaggccccgtggaccacAGTCGGTCCGCGCAGGCCCAAACAGAAGAAGAAAGGGGCGGCTACTCCAGCTAAGGCCGCCCCCAAGAAGAAGAAAAGGGCGAAACTTCGTGCCCCTGCAACCGCGGCAATCACCGTCACGCTGATGGAGAGCGCCGCGGCGAAGGGGGTCACATATAAGGACGTCCTTTTAAAGGCGAAGGACGCCGCAACGGCCGGGATGGTGGAACTCAACATCGACAAGCTCGAGTTCCGCTTCCGTCAGGCCCAAACCGGCGCGCGCGTCCTCACCATACCTGGTGAGGGCGCCAACGAGAAAGCGGACGCCCTCGCCGCAAAGATGCGGGAGGTGCTGGACCCGGAAGAGGCGAAGATCGGTCGCCCGGCGAAATGCGTAGAAATGCGCATCGCCGGGCTGGACGACTCGGCCACAACCGCCGACGTGCTACAAGCGGTTGCCAGAGAAGGGGGGTGCCCGACTACATCCATCAGGTCGGGCCCCATAAAGAAAGGAAGGTGGGGCGATGGCTCGCTATGGCTGAGCGTCCCCGTCGCGGCAGCCAAGAAGCTGATCAGCTTGGGGCGGCTGCGAGTGGGCTGGGTCTCGGCGAAGGTgacactgctggccgcgaggcctaagcggtgttaccgatgccttgacaccggccacctggcgacgacatgccagtgcccggtggaccgcagCCGGAACTGCTTCCGCTGTGGgaagccggggcacaaggccgccgaGTGCCGGGAGAAGCAACCCAACTGCTTCTTCTGCGAGGCACTCGGCAAAGAGAAAGACCACGTGCTGGGTAGCAGCGGCTGCATCACAGTGAAGAAGCCGCTCCCCAGCACCAAGCGCCGGAAGAGACGAGGAGCTCCCTCCGATAAGGCTCGGCCGAAGGAGCCTGGAGCCGGCGGTGCTGGGGTTAGTCAGCCccagcccgccatggaggtggagccataggcccgtgggcggttgatcgggggatcgCCGCCCGCACGAAGGGCCCCGAGAAGAAAGCtccctagatgcccggggagctctcggtgaAGAAAGGCGGCGGCAGAACACCAGCCGCCGCAGCGGAGTAGTGCCGGATGCGGCGAACGGCTATGTTGGGTGCGGAAGTCCAGATAAGTGCCCGCGCCCCACGATGGCCtgaaggagggcatgggggggttttagtgggtaaaccttgtgtagggagtcccacatacccccgccccttcccccgaaggggtgggggatacgtaacgtatttcccctcctaaaaaaaaaaaaaaaaaaaaggttaggttaggttaggttaggttaggttaggttgggggcgataccggtccgtccacgttcgtgtccctgggcgcctgggtgcgccgccccgccctttacacggggtgaggcactcaggatggctgaacgccggtctttCACTATCTTTCTCTTCTTTTTGGTACGATACTCttcttttgtattgttttattttagttgtccTATCTTTCACCATCTTTTCTTCTCTATCTTTCATTTTTTGTTGTGCTCTTCTCTACATCattgtttgtttgtgtgtgaAATTCAGTGAGTGATTGTGTGATGGATGGGCCCGTGGGCCCCGAACCCTAAGCTGGTGACGTCCGGTGACGGGGTGCATGGCGAGTCGGTGACTACGCACCTAGGATGTGGGGCAGAATCACCCCCAAATGATCAAATATGGAAGAGCGTATTTTGAAAAACACTCCCCGGGTGGGTCTTGGTGGTCCGGTGGACACCAGGGAATCCCACACCTCTTCGGAGGTCTGTCGGGCGTATACGGGGCCGGCACAAAATGCGTTGGAGGGTGTGGAGGCCGCTGCGGCGGCGAGTGGAGGTGGTGGCGCATCTTCGCGCGATGGTCCGAAACCGGCGCTCCTAACCGCGCCGGTGGCGAACATACTAACGACGAACGACAACTCCAGGCACACGGCCCGATCGCCGGTGGTGCAGTTGGAGCGATTACTTGGTTTGGAAGGCGGATCGCGGGTGACGACACCCGTGTCCGATATCGATTTGGCTTTGTCGACAGCAAGTGAAGGAGAAAGTGGATCACGGGTATTAACGCCTGTATCCACTGGTACAGTTCGCTCAGGTTTGTTTTTCAAGCCTGGGATTGGAAGTGACGAGAGCGACAGTGAGTCTGCTGTCTCCCAAAACAAGGATGATGACATGCACAAGACTAAAGACCGCTTCCGACGCAAGAGGCGTGGTAGCGAGTTGGAGGATAGCCCGGAGAAGAATAGGGGAGCAGCGAGGAAGCCCTCCTCCAAACGAGGTAGAGGGAGACCTCCCACCACAGGGATGTACGTCGGTTTGGCCAAGGCCAAAAAAGACTTTAACGACGAGGAGATGAGAGCTATGCAGCTCGAGGCCGAGAAAGAGATTTTTGAGTCAGGCAGGAGAATACCGCAGTTCCGGGCAGGCCGGCTGTCGGGCAACTCCTCAAACTCGGACGCGACTGCTGTAGAGGCGCGGGAAGTTACGGCGGCTTCTGTGGGCGTCGTAATTACCGAATGTCTGGGGGCCATTAACAGTGTGGCCGTGAAGTCGAAAAATCTGAAGGGGACTTCTGTCGCTACTCTTAAAAAAGCGACCCAGGCACTAAGTGAGGCCTTCTCGGCCATAATGAATCGGTCAGTCTCGGATGAGACGAGAGCCCTTGAGGCGGCGAACGCACGTCTCTCAAGGGAAATCAACGAGATGAAAGCGGAGTTGGAAGCCGTCAAGCGCAAGCTCGCCGATGCCCAACCACAACCCACTCCTGTCTCTATCGGAAGGGAGTTGGATGTGGAAGAGCTCCTACAGCGGGCAGTGCGCGAGGCGGTCTCGCTGACGAACGCCCGGATGGACGCGCGGCTGGAGGGTCTCGAGGCCCGGCTTTTGCCGGAGCCACGCCTAAGACCTCCTCTGGCCGCAGATAAGAAAAACGACGAAGCCCAAGGCGCAGCGGTAGCAGCGTCGAAGGCCAAGGAGAGGACTCCGGAGCCGGAGCATGCGGTGTCAACTCTGATGCCTCCGTTGAATCCTGGTCCGGctctgaaaaagaaaaagaaagttAATAAAAAGTCGGCCGCAGCCGTAGAAGCGGCGGCCGCCAGACGCGACACTGCCCCATCTACGGCTGCGAAAGGACCAAATCCGACCGAGCAATGGTCGGAAGTAGTCAAAAGGGGAGGGAAGATTCAGAAGAAGGGCGAAGGAAAGAAGGAAGGGCCTAAACAGAAAGGACAGGCTAAGAAAAAGAGAAAGAGAAAAAGTCTCCGCGCTCCTAAAACTGCGGCAGTAGTTATCACACTGCAGGAGGGTGCGGAGAAGAGGGGCGTCACGTACAAAGACGTGATGGACAAGGCCAAGGGGAGTCTCGATATTGTCACCCTCGAGATCCCCGCGGTCAAGTTTAAGCGGGCCGTGACCGGGGCCCGTATGTACGAGGTCTCGGGATCGTCCTGCAAGGAGAAGGCGGATACTCTGGCAAGTAAGCTGAGAGAGGTTTTAGGAGAGGAAGACGTCCGGATATCTCGGCCACAAAAGTGTGCCGAGCTTCGAATATCGGGAATGGACGACTCCGCCACTGCGTCGGAGGTTGCCGCAGCCATCGCAAGAGCTGGTTGCTGCGCGGCTGAGGACATAAAGGTGGGAGAAATAAGAGTGGATCGTAGTGGCTGCGGCACGGCCTGGGTAAAGTGCCCGGTCGAGGCCGCAAAGGTAGTGACAGCGCCTGGTGCCAAACTGTACGTCGGGTGGACCATGGTGCGCGTGACGCTTCTGTCGGCACGCGTCATGCGATGCTACCGTTGCCACGAAGTCGGTCATACGCGGGCGACTTGCCCCTCTGATACAGACCGAGGAGATTTGTGTTTCCGCTGTGGGCAGCCTGGTCACACAATCAAGACCTGCGGAAACCCACCCCACTGCGCGCTGTGCGCGGCGAACGGGAGGAAGGCGGACCACGTCGTAGGGAGCACACCCTGCAAGATACCGCGGAAGAAGGGAAAGGGCTCCAATAAGAGCCAATCGCCCAAGGCTGCTACTCCAACTACAGTAGCCTCTGGAGCGGGAGTGGCCCCCATGGAAGCCCAATAACGGATTCCATAAGGTTCTTGCAGGGGAACCTGAACCACAGCGCTCAGGCGCAGGATTTGTGGTCTCAGGAGATGCTGAGGAGGTCAATCGACGTCGGTGTGATTGCCGAGCCGTACCGAATCCTCCCTAGGGGTGACTGGTTGGGCAGCGCGGACTCGACGGTGGCGTTAGTGTTCGGTCCCAAAATCGTTCCTCCATCTACAAGGAGGTCGACTCGGGGCCGCGGCTTCATCGTTGCGGATGTGGGGGCCCTCACTGTCGTGGGG
This DNA window, taken from Aricia agestis chromosome 19, ilAriAges1.1, whole genome shotgun sequence, encodes the following:
- the LOC121736779 gene encoding uncharacterized protein LOC121736779, producing MEERILKNTPRVGLGGPVDTRESHTSSEVCRAYTGPAQNALEGVEAAAAASGGGGASSRDGPKPALLTAPVANILTTNDNSRHTARSPVVQLERLLGLEGGSRVTTPVSDIDLALSTASEGESGSRVLTPVSTGTVRSGLFFKPGIGSDESDSESAVSQNKDDDMHKTKDRFRRKRRGSELEDSPEKNRGAARKPSSKRGRGRPPTTGMYVGLAKAKKDFNDEEMRAMQLEAEKEIFESGRRIPQFRAGRLSGNSSNSDATAVEAREVTAASVGVVITECLGAINSVAVKSKNLKGTSVATLKKATQALSEAFSAIMNRSVSDETRALEAANARLSREINEMKAELEAVKRKLADAQPQPTPVSIGRELDVEELLQRAVREAVSLTNARMDARLEGLEARLLPEPRLRPPLAADKKNDEAQGAAVAASKAKERTPEPEHAVSTLMPPLNPGPALKKKKKVNKKSAAAVEAAAARRDTAPSTAAKGPNPTEQWSEVVKRGGKIQKKGEGKKEGPKQKGQAKKKRKRKSLRAPKTAAVVITLQEGAEKRGVTYKDVMDKAKGSLDIVTLEIPAVKFKRAVTGARMYEVSGSSCKEKADTLASKLREVLGEEDVRISRPQKCAELRISGMDDSATASEVAAAIARAGCCAAEDIKVGEIRVDRSGCGTAWVKCPVEAAKVVTAPGAKLYVGWTMVRVTLLSARVMRCYRCHEVGHTRATCPSDTDRGDLCFRCGQPGHTIKTCGNPPHCALCAANGRKADHVVGSTPCKIPRKKGKGSNKSQSPKAATPTTVASGAGVAPMEAQ